The genome window CTCTGCAAAACAACCTTTTTTTGTGCTTTCACTTTCTCGATGCCGCCTGGCACAAATCAAAAGTAATTTTCAAACGCGAACTCATTCTTTCTGCTTTGAATAGGCCGTAAATCACCGAAAAGGTTTGCAATCTGGTAATTACTACGCATGGATTTTTAGCGTAATCTTAGCAATTTTACGGAAGGACTTTCTCCTGGAAAGCCTACCCCTCTATAAGCTTGTAAAAATTGTTAGAAAAAAGTCGCCAGACGAGTTATTATGGCTAAAAAAACACCCAAACCATCGGTCAATAAACCGATTGTCCGTGCTACGCCGAATGGCACAGCGCCGAAAAGCCGGACGGTAAATCCAATTTCCTCACCCTCTGAAACGCTAAAACGCCAAGCTCCCGTGGCCCCGCCGGAGCCACTCGATCCGCGCCCCATCCAACCCTTATGGGGAACGTTGGTGGCTGCCGTAGCTTTCGCGTTGTATATCAATACGTTTCAGAATGGGCTTGCGCTAGACGATATTGCGGCGATCACTCAGAATCTGTTTGTTCAAAAAGGAATTGAAGGCATTCCCGATCTGCTTCGAACCGAATTCTGGCACTTCAGCAATATTTCGCTCGGCTACTACCGGCCCCTAGCCCTGATTTCCTTTGCACTTGAAAAAGAGTATTTTAACGCAGACCCGCACATTAGCCACATCATCAACGCCGTTATTTATGCGTTGACGGGGTTTTCACTGATTATCCTTTTGCAGAAATGGTTACCTGGCCGCACGGTGTTTACAACGCTCATCGCCTTGTTATTTGTGGCCCACCCTATTCATACGGAAGTGGTGGCTAACATAAAAAGCCGCGACGAAATGCTTAGTTTCCTGTTTATGACATTTGTGCTCCTGACCTACTGGAAGTACCTGGAAACCAAACAAATCGGCTGGGTTATTTTTTCTGCCTTCTGGATGTACCTGACCTACTTGTCTAAGGAATCCTCCCTGGTTGGTCTGGGCTTGATTGTGATCATGCAATACACCTTTGCCCGCAAAAATTTCTGGATCTCTTTGCTGAATATCTGGCCTTACATCCTGGTAACCGCTTTGTTCTTCTGGCAGAAAAAACTCATGATCGGCACGCTGAGTGGCAATCCGCCTGTCGATTGGGCCAACTACCCATACGCCATTGAGCAAACGAAATTCCTGACTACGTTCAAATTTTTTGCGCATTACCTCCAGTTACTTCTTGTTCCCTTTAATCTGTCTTATGACTACTCCTACAACGTCATTCCGTCTGGCCGCTGGAACGATGGGGTAACCTGGTTTGGTTTGCTTTCTTTTGCCGGATTGGTTTGGTTAGCCTGGAAAGGTTTCTGGAAACGAAGCATATGGGGCTTCGGGCTAGCCTGGATGTTTATTACGATGGCCCCTGGACTGGGTTTTGTTTTTTCTCGGGGCGGTATTTTGGCCGAACGCTTTCTGTATTCACCCGTGTTGGGGTTCGTGCTTGCCGCGCTGGCCGCACTGGATTTACTCCTGGAAAAGCGCATGAACTTTGCGGAAGAAACGCCCGTTTTAAAGCGCTATGGCGTTATGATTGGTCTATGCATTGCCGTTACGGCTCTGTTTAGCTTTCGAACTATTTCCCGGAATGAAGACTGGAAAGACAATTTTACTTTGTTTAATAGCGGCCTGAAATACGCGGATAACAGTTGCCAGGTTCACCGACACGTGGCCAACGAGTGGATCAATAAATGCCAGAGCGAAAAAGACCCGAAACTAAAGCGTAAATACTTTGATCTGGCTATTGGGCACCTACGCCGCTCGACCGAGATTTACCCCGGCTTCGGTGAAGCTTATTTTTCGATGGCTTATTCGTACCAGCGACTAATTCCTAATATCGACTCGGCGATTTACTTCTATAAACAAACGATCCGGGCTTCATCGGCCTACGCGCCTGCTTACAATAATTTAGGGGTTATCTACCAGGATCGACGTCGTTATCATCTGGCCTCGCACTATTTCTTTATG of Tellurirhabdus bombi contains these proteins:
- a CDS encoding tetratricopeptide repeat protein, which codes for MAKKTPKPSVNKPIVRATPNGTAPKSRTVNPISSPSETLKRQAPVAPPEPLDPRPIQPLWGTLVAAVAFALYINTFQNGLALDDIAAITQNLFVQKGIEGIPDLLRTEFWHFSNISLGYYRPLALISFALEKEYFNADPHISHIINAVIYALTGFSLIILLQKWLPGRTVFTTLIALLFVAHPIHTEVVANIKSRDEMLSFLFMTFVLLTYWKYLETKQIGWVIFSAFWMYLTYLSKESSLVGLGLIVIMQYTFARKNFWISLLNIWPYILVTALFFWQKKLMIGTLSGNPPVDWANYPYAIEQTKFLTTFKFFAHYLQLLLVPFNLSYDYSYNVIPSGRWNDGVTWFGLLSFAGLVWLAWKGFWKRSIWGFGLAWMFITMAPGLGFVFSRGGILAERFLYSPVLGFVLAALAALDLLLEKRMNFAEETPVLKRYGVMIGLCIAVTALFSFRTISRNEDWKDNFTLFNSGLKYADNSCQVHRHVANEWINKCQSEKDPKLKRKYFDLAIGHLRRSTEIYPGFGEAYFSMAYSYQRLIPNIDSAIYFYKQTIRASSAYAPAYNNLGVIYQDRRRYHLASHYFFMSTRVNPAYQDGMNNYLALKNQLKLDVQILPDSLQYEGVNQIMANSPTPIPTVQLPKF